A stretch of Kyrpidia spormannii DNA encodes these proteins:
- the fliW gene encoding flagellar assembly protein FliW, with protein MNATTAGSSRTGGSAADVPLIRFEGGIPGFPDVRAFVLQTIPDHERWFRLIGEEGEPAFLVVDPFLIVPDYEIEVPDDLLPGAKQEDVMVLAIVRVPEDPREATVNLRAPLVVDMRHRRGVQWVPTESPHSLRHPLFPHRPEAVGV; from the coding sequence ATGAATGCCACCACAGCGGGATCGAGCCGGACCGGCGGCTCGGCGGCTGACGTGCCGCTGATTCGCTTTGAGGGAGGCATTCCCGGTTTTCCGGACGTGCGTGCCTTTGTGTTGCAAACGATTCCGGACCACGAAAGATGGTTTCGCCTGATCGGGGAGGAGGGAGAGCCGGCCTTTCTCGTGGTCGATCCCTTTCTGATCGTGCCCGACTATGAAATCGAGGTGCCCGATGATCTGCTCCCCGGGGCCAAACAGGAAGATGTGATGGTGCTGGCCATTGTCCGGGTGCCGGAGGATCCCCGGGAGGCGACGGTCAACCTCCGGGCGCCTTTGGTGGTAGACATGCGGCATCGCCGGGGGGTGCAGTGGGTGCCGACGGAGTCCCCCCACAGCCTACGCCATCCCCTGTTTCCCCACCGGCCCGAGGCGGTCGGAGTCTGA
- the csrA gene encoding carbon storage regulator CsrA has translation MLVLSRRAGEAIVIGEDVRVVVLEVRGEVVRLGIAAPRSVAVHREEVFEQILEENRRAAQSRDALDRLFGALDTAGPPRPGDPGPNDEG, from the coding sequence ATGCTGGTCCTCAGCCGGCGTGCCGGAGAAGCCATTGTCATAGGCGAGGACGTGCGGGTGGTGGTCCTGGAAGTCCGGGGCGAGGTGGTGCGCCTCGGGATCGCCGCGCCCCGTTCGGTCGCCGTCCACCGGGAGGAAGTGTTTGAACAGATCCTGGAGGAAAACCGCCGGGCGGCCCAGAGCCGGGACGCCCTGGACCGGCTCTTTGGGGCGTTAGATACCGCTGGCCCCCCTCGCCCGGGTGATCCGGGTCCCAACGACGAGGGATGA
- a CDS encoding flagellin N-terminal helical domain-containing protein, producing MIINHNLAALNAWRQLSINNTETQKSLEKLSSGYRINRAGDDAAGLAISEKMRGQISGLDQATRNAQDGISLIQTAEGALNETSSILQRMRELAVQASNDTNTQEDRNAIQQEITQLKSEINRISTTTQFNTKNLLDGTIGNSAVLSNDNLKLKSVQVVDANLAADTYTVKNVAAATVGADIKTNTTGLTAANFDFTDTTKVSGLALGDYTLTVTQGATAGTYDLTLQDKNGVTVASATGWDPTSADATLKGSVNGVSTTFTIKKGATPQAGTMTFNLNATYAAAGDFTITNSSNATVYKSAASLKITDSNFQAGGFQFNMTVDTALAAAGTTTTITTTNNALTMHIGANENQTMKVAVSKMDTTSLGIDNIDVTTQAGAEAAITAIDNATQMVSTERAKLGAYQNRLEHTINNLSTSSQNITSAESRIRDVDMAQEMMNFTKNNILQQAATAMLAQANQQPQLVLQLLR from the coding sequence ATGATCATCAATCACAACTTGGCTGCGCTTAATGCGTGGCGGCAACTGTCCATCAACAACACCGAGACCCAAAAGTCTTTGGAAAAACTGTCTTCCGGCTACCGGATCAACCGGGCGGGCGATGACGCGGCGGGTCTCGCCATTAGCGAGAAGATGCGGGGGCAAATCAGTGGTCTGGATCAGGCAACCCGCAACGCCCAGGACGGCATCTCTTTGATTCAGACCGCTGAAGGGGCACTGAACGAAACATCGAGCATTCTTCAACGCATGCGTGAACTGGCTGTGCAAGCGTCCAACGATACCAATACACAGGAAGACCGTAATGCCATTCAGCAGGAAATTACCCAACTGAAATCGGAAATCAACAGAATATCGACGACAACGCAATTTAATACCAAGAATTTGCTGGACGGAACCATTGGGAACAGCGCCGTTTTATCGAATGATAACCTGAAGTTAAAATCTGTTCAGGTCGTCGATGCAAATCTTGCTGCAGATACTTATACAGTTAAGAATGTTGCTGCCGCAACTGTTGGAGCGGATATTAAAACAAATACGACGGGACTAACGGCTGCTAATTTTGACTTTACTGATACGACGAAAGTCAGTGGCTTGGCATTGGGCGACTATACGCTTACGGTGACACAAGGTGCAACAGCCGGAACTTATGATCTCACACTACAAGATAAGAATGGTGTCACGGTTGCAAGTGCAACAGGGTGGGATCCCACATCAGCAGACGCAACTCTTAAAGGTTCAGTAAATGGTGTATCAACAACGTTCACCATCAAAAAAGGTGCTACTCCACAAGCGGGCACCATGACCTTTAACCTCAATGCAACTTATGCAGCTGCAGGTGATTTTACTATCACCAATTCTTCAAATGCAACGGTATATAAAAGCGCTGCCAGCTTGAAAATTACCGATAGCAATTTCCAAGCCGGCGGATTCCAGTTTAATATGACGGTGGACACTGCCTTAGCTGCCGCAGGCACAACTACGACAATCACGACGACAAACAACGCCCTGACTATGCACATCGGTGCGAACGAGAACCAGACCATGAAAGTCGCAGTAAGTAAAATGGATACGACCAGCTTGGGAATCGACAATATCGATGTGACGACTCAAGCGGGCGCCGAAGCTGCGATTACAGCTATTGACAATGCGACGCAAATGGTTTCCACCGAGCGTGCGAAGCTCGGGGCATATCAAAATCGTTTGGAGCATACGATCAACAACCTGAGCACGTCTTCCCAAAACATCACATCGGCCGAATCTCGTATTCGGGATGTGGACATGGCTCAAGAAATGATGAACTTCACCAAGAACAACATCCTCCAACAGGCCGCGACCGCGATGTTGGCCCAGGCGAACCAACAGCCGCAGTTGGTGCTGCAACTGCTGCGGTAA